In the genome of Nitrospira japonica, one region contains:
- a CDS encoding response regulator: MTPTSLSRRILVIDGDDDVRGILHDRLSALGFQVTVESDGNAGLSRLTVDQHTNPFHGLLVELFLPGLNGSAVLREVRARFPTIPVIVMADSLHVADLRQAMNAGAKEYIVKPFDSELFRRKCLSVFQE, translated from the coding sequence GTGACACCGACATCGCTTTCGCGACGCATCCTGGTGATCGACGGCGACGATGACGTTCGAGGCATCCTGCACGATCGATTGAGCGCCCTCGGCTTTCAGGTCACCGTTGAATCCGACGGGAACGCCGGACTCTCGCGCCTCACGGTCGATCAGCATACCAACCCGTTTCACGGGCTCCTCGTCGAGCTGTTTCTGCCGGGCCTCAATGGGTCCGCGGTGCTTCGAGAGGTACGCGCCCGATTCCCAACCATTCCAGTCATCGTCATGGCCGATTCTCTGCACGTGGCCGATCTGCGACAGGCCATGAATGCCGGAGCAAAGGAGTATATCGTCAAACCCTTTGATTCCGAGTTGTTTCGACGCAAGTGTTTAAGTGTATTCCAGGAGTGA
- a CDS encoding response regulator: MKKPRILLADDHTLVLEGFKKLLEDHCDLAGTVEDGRALVEAAEQIRPDLILLDIAMPRLNGIDAAKKLKRLLPEVKLIFVTMHADTAYISEAFKAGASGYLLKRSAGKELVQAIQCVMGGNYYVTPLVTKDVISSFLTPGQPRIAVADDLTMRQREILQLVAEGFSAKEIAAQLKVSHRTVEFHKAKIMELLDLHTTADLVKYAVAHGLVASS, encoded by the coding sequence ATGAAGAAACCTCGAATCCTGCTGGCTGACGACCATACCCTCGTTCTCGAGGGGTTCAAGAAGCTGTTGGAAGATCATTGCGATCTTGCCGGCACCGTCGAGGACGGACGCGCCCTCGTCGAAGCCGCGGAACAGATCCGCCCCGATCTGATTCTGCTCGATATTGCGATGCCGCGTCTGAACGGCATCGACGCGGCCAAGAAACTGAAGCGGCTGCTTCCGGAGGTGAAACTCATCTTCGTCACCATGCATGCGGATACCGCGTACATCAGCGAGGCATTCAAGGCCGGCGCCTCCGGTTACCTCCTCAAGCGATCCGCGGGAAAGGAATTGGTCCAGGCCATTCAATGCGTGATGGGAGGCAATTATTACGTGACCCCCCTGGTCACCAAAGACGTGATCAGCTCATTCCTGACTCCCGGCCAGCCCCGTATCGCGGTAGCGGACGACCTCACCATGAGGCAGCGCGAAATCCTTCAACTCGTAGCGGAAGGATTCTCGGCCAAGGAGATCGCCGCACAGCTCAAGGTGTCCCATCGAACCGTCGAATTTCACAAAGCCAAGATCATGGAACTGCTGGATTTGCACACGACCGCCGACTTGGTGAAATACGCCGTCGCGCACGGTCTGGTCGCCAGCTCATGA
- a CDS encoding PAS domain-containing sensor histidine kinase: MINEWWRIGAILLLIAGLFVLDILTPLGFADHFLYALVVVIAIGSRIRWLMSATAVLSTALTVLAVFLSSSTPELPLWIPIGNCAFTIIIIWVVVWFALKRRQAEAALQKANERLEEKVVERTRQLAGVNEALVSEVTERMQTEQAFRLSEGRLAGILDIAQDAIILIEEDRSISLFNQGASRLFGYSPEEVLGRPVELLLPARYRIHHPSNVQAFAFGPESARPMAERREVFGLRKDGREFPAEASISKLTIAEKTTFTVILRDITDRQQTEQQLQSLTAQLMTAQEEERRRISRELHDDINQRLAILAIELGNMETEPALSGEQSRQAIQSLAQRLATISDDVRRIAYQFHSSILDDLGLPAALTQLTDEFSARTGVKTIVVQEELTQPFPRDVASCLYRITQESLANVSRHATASRVELELTCDGSAVTLSIQDNGKGFDPAQHRHRRGLGLINMRERVRAIQGRMEIHSQTGQGTRISVLVPLPGVTADEETSNPAG; the protein is encoded by the coding sequence GTGATCAACGAATGGTGGCGAATCGGTGCCATCCTGTTGCTGATTGCAGGACTGTTCGTTCTGGACATTCTCACCCCGCTCGGATTCGCCGACCATTTTCTCTATGCGCTGGTCGTCGTGATCGCGATCGGATCGCGCATCCGATGGCTCATGTCGGCTACCGCCGTCCTGAGCACCGCTCTGACCGTCTTGGCCGTATTCCTCAGTTCCAGCACGCCGGAACTGCCTCTCTGGATTCCCATCGGCAATTGCGCCTTCACGATCATCATCATCTGGGTCGTGGTGTGGTTCGCCCTGAAGCGCCGGCAGGCGGAGGCCGCGCTGCAGAAAGCCAATGAGCGACTCGAGGAGAAGGTGGTCGAACGGACCAGGCAACTCGCCGGTGTCAATGAGGCGTTGGTGTCGGAGGTGACCGAACGCATGCAGACCGAACAGGCTTTTCGGCTCTCGGAGGGGCGTCTGGCCGGGATTCTGGATATCGCCCAAGATGCGATCATTTTGATCGAGGAGGACCGATCCATCTCGCTCTTCAATCAAGGAGCATCGCGGTTGTTCGGGTACAGCCCGGAGGAAGTCCTTGGGCGGCCGGTCGAACTGCTGCTGCCCGCCCGCTACCGGATCCATCATCCGTCGAACGTCCAGGCTTTCGCGTTTGGTCCCGAGTCCGCGCGTCCGATGGCCGAACGGCGGGAGGTGTTTGGCTTGAGGAAAGACGGACGGGAATTTCCCGCCGAGGCCAGCATTTCCAAGCTGACCATCGCCGAAAAGACGACCTTTACGGTGATTCTGCGGGATATCACGGACCGCCAGCAGACCGAACAACAGCTGCAGTCGCTGACGGCGCAATTGATGACCGCGCAGGAAGAGGAGCGCCGGCGAATCTCGCGCGAACTGCATGACGATATCAATCAACGGCTGGCCATTCTGGCCATCGAACTGGGCAACATGGAAACGGAGCCGGCACTGTCCGGCGAGCAGTCCCGACAGGCCATTCAGTCGTTGGCCCAGCGTCTGGCGACCATCTCCGACGACGTCCGGCGCATCGCGTACCAGTTCCACTCGTCGATTTTGGACGATTTGGGTCTTCCGGCCGCCCTCACACAGCTGACGGATGAGTTTTCTGCAAGGACCGGCGTCAAGACCATCGTGGTCCAGGAGGAACTGACACAACCCTTCCCTCGTGATGTCGCCTCCTGCCTGTACCGGATCACTCAAGAAAGCCTCGCAAACGTCTCCCGACACGCCACGGCTTCGCGCGTCGAGCTTGAATTGACCTGCGACGGCTCTGCGGTTACGCTATCCATCCAGGACAATGGGAAAGGGTTCGACCCCGCCCAACATCGTCATCGACGCGGGTTGGGGTTGATCAACATGCGCGAGCGGGTCCGCGCCATACAGGGTCGAATGGAGATTCACTCGCAAACCGGTCAGGGCACACGGATTTCCGTGCTCGTCCCCCTTCCAGGAGTTACCGCCGATGAAGAAACCTCGAATCCTGCTGGCTGA
- a CDS encoding DMT family transporter codes for MSNSSVGLAYGAIVSAAVLWGGSIVAQKLALSGFSAVEASVLRDIGGLVILLATWWWQERSLAGLTTADVRILLGLGLGVLGNHLLILMGLNYVSGAVAGVIIGSAPVVTALLSAVLIQDVPLRLVLGGSLVSCMGVALVSVSGFRAAGERPLLGSVLVFLGVISWALYSIGSRAIMDRVSALTVNWTTLSVATALQIPLLWTDRKVTQAGWTSVGVHDWVALGYLIVFATAVAQQAWLYGVKGIGPSRASVLGNLTPVAAVALSALILGESVGMIEVVGITLILTGVWMVHRRMESHTVES; via the coding sequence ATGTCGAATTCATCCGTCGGACTGGCCTATGGCGCGATCGTATCCGCCGCGGTGCTTTGGGGCGGCTCGATCGTGGCGCAAAAGCTTGCCTTGAGCGGGTTTTCCGCGGTTGAAGCCTCGGTGCTGCGCGATATCGGTGGACTGGTCATTCTGCTGGCTACGTGGTGGTGGCAGGAACGCTCATTGGCCGGCCTGACGACGGCGGATGTCCGCATCCTTTTGGGGCTCGGACTCGGCGTCCTCGGCAATCATCTGTTGATCCTGATGGGGCTCAATTATGTGAGCGGCGCCGTAGCCGGCGTCATCATCGGCTCCGCCCCGGTCGTGACGGCGCTTTTGTCGGCGGTGTTGATTCAAGACGTGCCCTTGCGCCTCGTCTTGGGCGGAAGCCTGGTGTCATGTATGGGGGTCGCGCTGGTCTCCGTGTCGGGTTTTCGGGCGGCGGGCGAACGGCCGCTGCTCGGCAGCGTCCTGGTCTTTCTCGGCGTGATCAGCTGGGCGCTGTATAGCATCGGGAGTCGGGCCATCATGGACAGGGTATCGGCCCTGACTGTGAATTGGACGACGCTCTCGGTTGCGACGGCACTTCAGATTCCGCTCTTGTGGACGGACCGCAAAGTCACCCAGGCTGGCTGGACCTCCGTAGGTGTCCACGATTGGGTGGCGCTCGGCTATCTGATCGTGTTTGCAACCGCGGTCGCGCAGCAGGCGTGGTTGTATGGAGTGAAGGGCATCGGACCGTCCCGCGCGTCCGTGCTGGGGAATCTGACGCCGGTCGCGGCGGTGGCGTTATCCGCGTTGATCCTCGGCGAATCGGTCGGGATGATCGAGGTGGTGGGGATCACCCTGATTCTGACCGGCGTCTGGATGGTCCACCGCCGAATGGAGAGCCATACCGTGGAGAGCTGA
- a CDS encoding nuclear transport factor 2 family protein produces MIQQRIEEVTKANERFYEAFGSLDIAKMDEVWAHLEYVTCIHPGWTLRTEWRAVRDSWVLIFNNTFSMQFDLTDVTVQVAGDIAWVICVENITSQQSDEPRHMRVLATNLFERIGDEWLMTHHHGSAVVE; encoded by the coding sequence GTGATCCAGCAGCGAATCGAAGAAGTCACCAAGGCCAACGAACGATTTTACGAAGCCTTCGGCTCGTTGGACATCGCGAAGATGGACGAGGTATGGGCCCATCTGGAGTATGTGACGTGCATCCATCCGGGGTGGACGCTGCGCACTGAATGGCGGGCTGTCCGCGATTCGTGGGTGCTCATTTTCAACAACACATTCTCCATGCAGTTTGATCTCACCGACGTGACCGTGCAGGTGGCCGGTGATATTGCCTGGGTCATCTGCGTCGAGAATATCACCAGTCAGCAGTCGGACGAGCCGCGGCATATGCGTGTACTTGCCACCAACCTGTTCGAGCGCATCGGCGACGAATGGTTGATGACGCATCACCACGGGAGCGCGGTGGTCGAGTAA
- a CDS encoding alkaline phosphatase D family protein, with amino-acid sequence MMPAFRYGSVSGPKPVKLLALCLVAVAALTSCTSASSEVFHSDRPISQTTAPTETLLPEGLAVGDMTSRSAVLWLRTDGSKAVQVLWAPLDDWKKMGAMASVRPAVPETPVLVTRPETDFTLSVPLEHLAPATRYRYRVLVDSVEQASGSLRGTLAATGEFTTLPEPEQSVPLSFAWSGDLGGQDRCRQGEAGYPIFDGMAAQHPDFFVFLGDTIYADGVCSAPPNEPGAGFVATNLQEYRLRHRYQRGASALRRLLSGVPVYVIWDDHEVRDNFSGPYEPRMAAGRQALREYWPIAMQAGDPDRLYRSVRYGANLELFILDTRQYRSKNADPDGPEKTMLGPAQLAWLLDGLRKSTATWKAVVTSVPLSIPKGGGGAAPGYDGWSGGPAGGSDGTGFERERQVIVDHILADRIKNVVFLAGDVHYVQANGYDPDNDGRIDFHEFVSGPLSARFGRMTPPTPSLHPTVLLNDGGYSNFGLVRVTAESFEVAFVDDTGKTRFSHRLQAH; translated from the coding sequence ATGATGCCGGCGTTCCGATACGGCTCTGTATCCGGCCCCAAGCCTGTGAAGCTTCTGGCGCTGTGTCTCGTGGCCGTTGCGGCTCTGACGTCCTGCACGTCGGCCTCCTCCGAGGTATTCCATTCGGATCGTCCCATTTCCCAGACCACGGCGCCTACGGAGACGCTGCTGCCTGAAGGGTTGGCGGTAGGCGATATGACAAGCCGGTCGGCGGTGCTGTGGCTGCGTACGGATGGCTCGAAAGCCGTGCAGGTCTTATGGGCCCCGCTCGACGATTGGAAGAAGATGGGCGCCATGGCGTCGGTGCGACCGGCGGTGCCCGAAACTCCGGTGCTGGTCACGAGGCCGGAAACCGATTTCACCCTCTCGGTACCGCTGGAACATCTGGCGCCCGCCACGCGCTATCGATACCGTGTTCTCGTCGATTCCGTCGAACAGGCGTCCGGGTCGCTGCGGGGTACTCTGGCGGCAACCGGCGAATTCACCACGTTGCCGGAACCGGAGCAATCCGTGCCGCTCTCCTTTGCATGGAGCGGCGATCTGGGAGGTCAGGATCGGTGCCGGCAAGGGGAGGCAGGCTATCCGATCTTCGACGGGATGGCCGCGCAGCATCCCGATTTCTTCGTCTTTCTCGGCGACACCATCTATGCGGATGGCGTCTGCTCGGCTCCTCCCAACGAACCGGGAGCCGGCTTCGTCGCCACGAATCTTCAGGAATATCGGCTGCGACATCGGTACCAACGCGGGGCCTCGGCGTTACGAAGACTGTTGAGCGGTGTCCCTGTGTATGTGATCTGGGATGATCATGAAGTCAGAGACAATTTTTCCGGCCCGTACGAACCCCGGATGGCCGCGGGCCGTCAGGCGCTCCGGGAATATTGGCCGATCGCGATGCAGGCCGGCGATCCCGATCGCCTGTATCGCAGCGTGCGCTATGGCGCGAACCTCGAACTCTTCATCCTCGATACGCGGCAATATCGCAGCAAGAATGCCGATCCCGACGGGCCGGAGAAGACCATGCTTGGGCCCGCTCAGTTGGCCTGGTTGCTCGATGGGCTGCGGAAGTCTACGGCGACGTGGAAAGCCGTGGTCACGAGCGTTCCTCTTTCGATTCCCAAAGGCGGTGGGGGGGCGGCCCCGGGGTATGACGGGTGGTCTGGCGGACCGGCCGGCGGGTCGGACGGGACCGGTTTTGAACGGGAACGGCAAGTCATCGTCGATCACATCCTTGCTGACCGGATCAAGAACGTCGTATTCCTGGCCGGCGACGTCCACTATGTGCAAGCCAACGGCTATGATCCGGATAATGACGGCCGGATTGATTTTCATGAGTTCGTGTCGGGGCCACTCTCTGCACGATTCGGTCGCATGACGCCGCCGACTCCAAGCCTGCATCCGACCGTCCTGCTCAACGACGGCGGGTACTCCAACTTCGGACTCGTTCGAGTCACCGCCGAGTCGTTCGAGGTCGCGTTTGTCGACGATACCGGTAAGACCCGCTTCTCCCACCGTCTGCAGGCTCACTAA
- a CDS encoding CBU_0592 family membrane protein: MPYRVFMLLQLISVAGALMVLAAYGLNQSGVWRELHSGYLTLNIVGSLLLGIVAIADGRAGFILLEFAWAALGILGVIRAFRARQHHP, encoded by the coding sequence ATGCCCTATCGCGTATTCATGCTATTACAGCTCATTTCGGTGGCCGGGGCGCTGATGGTATTGGCGGCTTACGGGCTCAATCAAAGCGGAGTGTGGCGGGAACTCCATTCCGGCTATCTGACACTGAACATCGTGGGGTCGTTGTTGTTGGGAATCGTCGCCATCGCCGATGGCCGGGCCGGTTTCATCCTCTTGGAGTTTGCCTGGGCCGCTCTGGGGATTCTCGGCGTCATTCGGGCGTTCCGTGCGCGGCAGCACCATCCGTAG
- a CDS encoding OmpA family protein, producing the protein MMKRVACAIVLLAVGLGQPASARDVTGSQDHPMLTRYPQSVIKWYDTQSFMPYKIGVAKVGGYRKINDWVETAGKVTRIYYELSGERTHADVYSNYKKALNDAGFKLMADGFQAGQSVSPEIGSRNWLTIYYAANTLPPGAGVELLHGTATSGGSAFLAGQKTQAGTTVYVAIAITQQRADRVTYLIDVIEAGEAETGLVTIDADAMGKDIDQYGKVALYGLYFDHDQAVLKQESKPALAEIAKLLKVRPKLNVYVVGHTDSTGAFSHNLKLSQDRSRAIVDALVKEHGIASIRLEPHGVASLVPVAANRSDGERAKNRRVELVER; encoded by the coding sequence ATGATGAAGCGAGTTGCATGTGCGATCGTACTGCTGGCGGTCGGTCTCGGTCAGCCGGCGTCGGCTCGAGACGTCACAGGCTCACAGGATCACCCAATGCTGACGCGCTATCCCCAATCCGTCATTAAATGGTACGACACCCAGTCGTTCATGCCCTATAAAATCGGCGTCGCAAAGGTCGGCGGATACCGGAAGATCAATGACTGGGTGGAAACCGCAGGCAAGGTGACGCGGATTTACTATGAATTGTCCGGTGAACGCACGCATGCCGACGTGTACTCGAATTATAAGAAGGCGCTGAACGATGCCGGATTCAAATTGATGGCCGACGGGTTTCAGGCGGGCCAGAGCGTTTCTCCGGAGATCGGTTCAAGAAATTGGCTCACGATTTATTATGCCGCAAACACGCTGCCTCCAGGAGCAGGGGTGGAGTTGTTGCACGGGACAGCCACATCCGGCGGCAGTGCGTTTCTCGCAGGGCAGAAGACGCAGGCGGGGACCACAGTCTATGTGGCGATCGCCATCACGCAACAGCGTGCCGACCGGGTGACCTATCTGATCGACGTCATCGAGGCAGGTGAGGCCGAGACAGGTCTGGTCACGATCGATGCGGACGCGATGGGAAAGGACATCGATCAGTACGGCAAGGTGGCGTTGTACGGCCTGTATTTCGACCACGACCAGGCAGTATTGAAACAGGAATCCAAGCCTGCGCTCGCGGAAATCGCAAAATTGTTGAAAGTCCGTCCGAAGCTGAATGTATACGTCGTCGGCCACACCGACTCGACCGGCGCTTTCAGTCACAATCTCAAACTTTCGCAAGACCGCAGCCGCGCGATTGTCGATGCGCTCGTGAAGGAACACGGCATTGCGTCGATCCGGCTGGAACCCCATGGCGTGGCTTCGCTGGTGCCGGTGGCGGCGAACCGCTCCGACGGAGAGCGCGCCAAGAACCGGCGGGTTGAGCTGGTGGAACGGTAG
- a CDS encoding cytidine deaminase family protein, which translates to MTDDDLIQAATQLVGEFRTGPDCVAGRVAAALVTAKGNVYTGICIDLVCSLGSCAEYSAIAEMLKARESEIHTIVSVCGSRIVPPCGRCRELMRQVSDANARTRIIVARGRMATLSELLPFEWKRI; encoded by the coding sequence ATGACTGACGACGATCTTATTCAGGCCGCGACGCAGTTAGTCGGCGAATTCCGTACCGGTCCTGATTGCGTTGCTGGTCGCGTTGCGGCGGCACTCGTGACTGCGAAGGGCAATGTATATACCGGTATCTGCATCGACCTGGTCTGCAGCCTTGGTTCATGCGCAGAGTATTCAGCCATTGCGGAGATGTTAAAGGCCAGAGAGTCCGAGATTCACACTATCGTTTCGGTGTGCGGCTCACGGATAGTTCCACCGTGTGGACGGTGTCGTGAGTTGATGCGCCAAGTCAGCGATGCGAACGCTAGAACCCGCATCATTGTCGCACGCGGTCGCATGGCGACTCTGTCTGAGCTGCTGCCCTTCGAGTGGAAAAGGATCTAG
- the purM gene encoding phosphoribosylformylglycinamidine cyclo-ligase — MKYRVNIDVANKTKAGFGKLLDNRDPRLLNKVGAFSSLFLFDVKRFTEPVLVLKTEEPGSKQVLAFAHDRIESVCQDMINHLINDCIVMGAEPLAVQDLIVCGQLEKTIATRIVAACAAACEAQNCVLTGGETTEQPDIVPAGTYILGSSIVGVVERSRIIDGSLIAPGDVVIALSSSGPHTNGYTLIRDLLNRDPALAKQDVAGTSFLDAVLEPHRCYYGSLKDLFPLKLISGLAHITGGGIRENLDRILPHTVDASINLALYRPAPIFGAIRAASQVSDHEMLRAFNLGVGMALVCGRAHEAEVLRHLRAQGQEAYAIGEIVPGTGKVECRGLVAYGA, encoded by the coding sequence ATGAAGTATAGAGTCAACATCGACGTCGCAAATAAGACGAAGGCAGGATTCGGGAAGCTGCTCGACAATCGGGACCCACGCCTTTTGAACAAGGTCGGAGCCTTTTCATCGTTGTTCTTGTTCGACGTCAAACGATTCACGGAGCCAGTGCTTGTCCTAAAAACCGAGGAGCCAGGATCGAAACAAGTTCTCGCGTTTGCACACGATCGCATCGAGTCCGTGTGCCAGGACATGATCAATCACCTGATCAATGATTGTATTGTGATGGGCGCTGAACCTCTCGCCGTGCAGGATCTTATTGTCTGCGGACAATTGGAGAAGACGATCGCGACGCGAATCGTGGCTGCTTGCGCCGCTGCATGCGAGGCTCAGAACTGTGTACTCACAGGTGGAGAAACGACGGAACAGCCGGACATCGTTCCAGCAGGCACGTATATTCTAGGATCGAGTATTGTTGGTGTTGTTGAACGCAGCCGAATAATTGACGGTTCGCTCATTGCACCCGGAGACGTTGTGATTGCATTGTCATCGTCCGGTCCTCACACGAACGGCTACACCCTGATTCGCGACCTTCTCAATCGTGATCCTGCTTTGGCAAAACAAGATGTGGCAGGCACATCCTTCCTCGACGCCGTTCTTGAGCCTCACCGCTGCTACTACGGCTCCCTCAAGGATTTGTTTCCTCTCAAGCTCATCTCTGGACTCGCGCACATTACTGGAGGAGGAATACGAGAGAATCTTGATCGTATTCTTCCGCACACCGTTGATGCCAGCATTAACCTTGCGCTGTACCGACCAGCGCCGATCTTTGGCGCGATACGTGCTGCGAGCCAGGTCTCGGACCATGAAATGCTCCGTGCCTTTAACCTGGGCGTCGGAATGGCGCTCGTATGCGGTCGAGCGCATGAGGCCGAAGTCCTTCGCCATCTTAGGGCCCAAGGGCAAGAGGCCTATGCCATAGGGGAAATCGTGCCTGGGACAGGAAAGGTCGAGTGTCGTGGATTGGTCGCGTATGGTGCCTAG